From a single Candidatus Eisenbacteria bacterium genomic region:
- a CDS encoding DUF362 domain-containing protein, whose amino-acid sequence MKLNLTRRRFLARTAALGAALASAGRMGRALSAAGLDLYHPPLDLAVARGESPVKNCLAAVEALGGFHKFVHPGDLVVVKPNPIGGNPPEMAINTHPEMVEAVVRECVAAGAGRVVVLSHDELRSFEGNGTAAAVRRAGGTIKAAQDRSEYREIPVPRGRILRTVEIAGDVLDADVFINMPIAKHHAGSRVTLAMKNLMGINWDRITFHRTDLHQCISELAGAIRHNLVIMDANHVLLSNGPAGPGEVLKARQVIAGIDPVAVDAFAARFFNLDPSAIAHIQGAYDLGVGEIDMGKLAIKEFDA is encoded by the coding sequence ATGAAGCTCAACCTCACCCGCAGGAGATTCCTGGCGCGAACGGCGGCGCTCGGCGCCGCCCTTGCATCCGCGGGACGGATGGGACGCGCCCTCTCGGCCGCCGGCCTCGACCTCTACCATCCGCCGCTCGATCTGGCAGTCGCTCGCGGCGAGTCGCCCGTGAAGAACTGCCTCGCCGCGGTGGAGGCGCTGGGGGGCTTCCACAAGTTCGTCCATCCCGGAGATCTGGTGGTCGTCAAGCCGAACCCGATCGGCGGTAACCCGCCCGAGATGGCGATCAACACCCACCCGGAAATGGTCGAGGCGGTCGTGCGCGAGTGCGTCGCCGCGGGCGCGGGCAGAGTCGTCGTCCTCAGCCACGACGAGCTTCGCTCCTTCGAGGGGAACGGGACTGCGGCCGCGGTCCGGCGCGCCGGCGGGACGATCAAAGCCGCGCAGGACAGGAGCGAGTACCGGGAGATCCCCGTGCCGCGGGGCAGGATCCTCCGCACCGTGGAGATCGCGGGCGATGTCCTCGACGCCGACGTCTTCATCAACATGCCGATCGCGAAGCATCATGCTGGATCGCGAGTGACGCTGGCGATGAAGAACCTCATGGGGATCAACTGGGATCGGATCACCTTCCATCGCACCGACCTGCATCAGTGCATCTCGGAGCTCGCGGGCGCCATCCGGCACAATCTGGTCATCATGGACGCGAATCACGTGCTCCTGAGCAACGGTCCCGCGGGCCCCGGAGAGGTGCTGAAGGCGCGGCAGGTGATCGCCGGGATCGACCCGGTCGCGGTCGATGCCTTCGCCGCGCGCTTCTTCAATCTGGATCCGTCAGCGATCGCGCACATCCAAGGGGCATACGATCTCGGCGTGGGCGAGATCGACATGGGGAAGCTCGCGATCAAGGAGTTCGACGCCTAG
- a CDS encoding thioredoxin domain-containing protein, with amino-acid sequence MVRVTLASMAAGGIYDHLAGGFHRYSTDERWLIPLFEKMLYDNALLAIAYLDAHEVTGDQGFASVARETLDYLSREMTLPEGGFCCSQDAESPEGEGIFHTWTPEEIGAVLDAETADLFSRAYDVDDVGNFEGRCVVHRVRTDQEVAAVSGLAEADVRGRLEEARRALYQARERRPKPARDEKVLLDWNGLAVSAFARGSRALGEPDFLRTAEKAAGFLLRELNDGNGNLLHMWLGGAARVPAFLDDHAAMLVGLIDLHEASGNADWLREASRVLGSMKERFWDDGGGGFFDTGEERRDLIARTKHAEDSGAPSGNSLAACGMIRLARMTGDSEATALAERTLRCFVHSMETIPSGAAHMLLALDLYLARGNR; translated from the coding sequence ATGGTTCGCGTCACGCTCGCCTCGATGGCGGCGGGAGGGATCTACGATCATCTCGCGGGCGGGTTCCATCGATACTCGACCGATGAGAGGTGGTTGATACCCCTTTTCGAGAAGATGCTCTACGACAACGCCCTGCTGGCGATCGCCTACCTCGACGCGCATGAGGTCACCGGCGATCAGGGCTTCGCGAGCGTCGCGCGCGAGACGCTCGACTATCTCTCGCGCGAGATGACGCTGCCCGAGGGGGGATTCTGTTGCAGCCAGGACGCGGAGAGCCCGGAGGGGGAAGGAATCTTTCACACCTGGACCCCAGAGGAGATCGGCGCCGTCCTGGATGCGGAGACGGCGGATCTCTTCTCCAGGGCCTATGACGTCGACGATGTCGGCAACTTCGAGGGCCGGTGCGTGGTGCACCGCGTCAGGACCGACCAGGAGGTCGCTGCCGTCTCGGGTCTCGCGGAGGCGGATGTGCGCGGGCGGCTTGAGGAGGCGCGCCGCGCTCTCTACCAGGCGCGAGAGCGGCGCCCGAAGCCGGCGCGGGACGAGAAGGTGTTGCTCGACTGGAACGGGCTCGCCGTCTCCGCATTCGCTCGCGGCTCAAGGGCGCTTGGGGAACCTGACTTCCTGCGGACGGCCGAGAAGGCGGCCGGCTTCCTCCTGCGCGAACTCAACGACGGGAACGGCAATCTCCTGCACATGTGGCTGGGCGGCGCGGCCAGAGTTCCCGCCTTCCTCGACGACCACGCAGCCATGCTCGTCGGCCTGATCGATCTTCACGAGGCTTCGGGGAACGCCGATTGGCTGAGGGAGGCGTCCCGCGTCCTTGGATCGATGAAGGAGCGCTTCTGGGACGATGGCGGCGGGGGCTTCTTCGACACGGGCGAGGAGCGTCGCGATCTGATCGCGCGCACGAAGCATGCGGAGGACTCGGGAGCCCCATCCGGCAACTCCCTCGCCGCGTGCGGGATGATCCGGCTTGCGCGGATGACGGGCGACTCCGAGGCCACGGCGCTGGCCGAGCGCACGCTCCGCTGCTTCGTCCATTCGATGGAGACGATCCCGAGCGGCGCGGCCCACATGCTGCTCGCCCTCGATCTCTACCTTGCTAGAGGGAACCGATGA
- a CDS encoding TGS domain-containing protein: protein MPANLTPQYQAAEERYRKAETLEEKIEALREMLATIPKHKGTEKLQADIKRRLSKSLELQEQGRRSGGRRHDPGHIPREGAGQVALLGPPNSGKSSLLAVLTSAHPEIADYPFTTKLPMPGMMHFEDVQVQLVDTPPLSAEPFDPLLVNIGRNADVLVLILDAADPEALEHAAAAQRFLTRSRIVPKGRPVPEELGIAARVMPVRFVLNKIDLDSDEDAAGMVHEAMGSDLPMHKVSTIRGTGIEDLRAALFKVLDVIRVYAKEPGKKPDMNRPFVLKRGASVMDLAEIIHKDFVQKFKFARIWGSARFDGQPVERAHPLEDRDIVEIHA from the coding sequence ATGCCGGCGAATCTGACACCGCAGTACCAGGCCGCGGAAGAGCGCTACCGCAAGGCCGAAACCCTCGAGGAGAAGATCGAGGCTCTTCGGGAGATGCTCGCCACGATCCCCAAGCACAAGGGGACCGAGAAGCTCCAAGCGGACATCAAGCGGAGACTCTCCAAGTCCCTCGAATTGCAGGAGCAGGGCCGCCGATCCGGAGGCCGCCGGCATGACCCCGGCCACATCCCCCGAGAGGGAGCCGGGCAGGTCGCCTTGCTCGGCCCGCCGAATTCGGGGAAGTCCTCCCTGCTCGCCGTCCTGACGAGCGCCCACCCCGAGATCGCCGACTATCCATTCACGACGAAGCTCCCGATGCCGGGGATGATGCACTTCGAGGACGTGCAGGTGCAGCTCGTCGACACCCCGCCGCTCTCCGCCGAGCCCTTCGATCCTCTGCTGGTCAACATCGGCCGCAACGCGGATGTTCTCGTCCTTATCCTCGATGCTGCGGACCCGGAGGCGCTAGAGCACGCGGCGGCGGCGCAGCGCTTTCTGACGCGCTCCCGCATCGTCCCGAAAGGACGCCCCGTGCCTGAGGAGCTTGGGATCGCCGCCCGCGTGATGCCGGTCCGCTTCGTCCTCAACAAGATCGATCTCGATTCCGATGAGGACGCGGCCGGCATGGTCCACGAGGCGATGGGGAGCGATCTTCCCATGCACAAGGTCTCGACAATCCGCGGAACGGGGATCGAGGACCTGCGCGCCGCGCTCTTCAAGGTTCTCGACGTGATCCGAGTCTACGCGAAGGAGCCGGGCAAGAAGCCCGACATGAACAGGCCGTTCGTCCTGAAGCGGGGCGCGAGCGTGATGGACCTCGCGGAGATCATCCACAAGGACTTCGTCCAGAAGTTCAAGTTCGCGAGAATCTGGGGTTCAGCGCGATTCGACGGCCAGCCCGTCGAGCGAGCCCACCCCCTCGAGGATCGGGACATAGTCGAGATCCATGCGTAG